A single genomic interval of Struthio camelus isolate bStrCam1 chromosome 9, bStrCam1.hap1, whole genome shotgun sequence harbors:
- the CEP19 gene encoding centrosomal protein of 19 kDa: MTYIAKKCGICFQPPSIILIYKEEDKDKTRQRIMPIRNFSKFSDCSRAAEQLKNNPRHKAYLEGVSLHQLKKFYSLLKGHLGGQSLAESLEQIHQEETIDPEEDMNKLDDKELAKRKSIMDELFEKNRKKKDDPDFVYNVEIEFPQDEQLESCGWDVESGEEI; this comes from the exons ATGACTTACATTGCGAAAAAATGTGGCATTTGCTTTCAGCCTCCATCCATTATCCTCATCTATAAAGAAGAAGACAAGGATAAAACTCGCCAGCGTATCATGCCTATCCGAAATTTCTCAAAGTTCTCAG ACTGTAGCAGAGCTGCTGAACAGTTGAAGAATAACCCTCGGCACAAAGCTTACCTTGAAGGAGTCTCGCTACACCAGTTAAAGAAGTTCTACAGTTTGTTGAAAGGTCATTTGGGAGGACAGAGTCTGGCTGAGAGCTTGGAACAGATTCATCAGGAAGAGACAATTGACCCAGAAGAGGATATGAACAAATTAGATGACAAGGAACTAGCCAAAAGGAAGAGCATCATGGATGAGCTCTTtgaaaagaacaggaagaagaaagatgaCCCAGATTTTGTCTACAATGTTGAGATTGAGTTTCCCCAGGATGAGCAGCTGGAGTCCTGTGGCTGGGATGTGGAGTCAGGTGAAGAAATCTGA
- the PIGX gene encoding phosphatidylinositol-glycan biosynthesis class X protein isoform X2, protein MAAVGAGVAALLCAAGSLYVQATCQDAIVTQQLLQEGFHRDLLMKVELGIMEEDIGGCTVAARIRLPPGIYVDPYELASLYQHNLTKEVLISDAVDVEAPEYLATDLVVLTYMKPDPQCSRCFRAALPVHGRYHRPAENNGEALVVLKSPEVLICCCDTEALHGIFNIIWTQVLKVFRWFPTFSSCVCFEKNVENCLAEGWNDWSLRLL, encoded by the exons ATGGCGGCTGTTGGCGCTGGCGTGGCCGCGCTGCTGTGCGCGGCCGGCAGCCTCT ACGTGCAGGCTACTTGTCAGGATGCCATTGTCACACAACAGCTTCTGCAAGAGGGCTTCCACAG GGACCTATTGATGAAAGTAGAACTTGGTATAATGGAGGAGGATATAGGAGGATGCACAGTGGCAGCTAGAATTCGTCTTCCACCAGGAATCTATGTGGATCCCTATGAACTGGCATCACTATATCAGCACAACTTAACAAAG GAAGTGTTAATTTCTGATGCTGTTGATGTGGAAGCTCCTGAGTACTTAGCCACAGATCTTGTTGTTCTTACCTACATGAAACCCGACCCTCAGTGTTCCCGCTGTTTTAGAGCTGCCTTGCCCGTGCATGGACGGTACCACCGGCCAGCAGAAAACAATGGGGAAGCGTTGGTGGTTCTGAAGAGTCCAGAAGTACTGATCTGCTGCTGTGACA CTGAAGCCCTGCATGGCATATTTAATATTATTTGGACGCAAGTACTTAAAGTATTCCGATGGTTTCCAACTTTCTCCTCCTGCGTATGTTTtgagaaaaatgtagaaaactGTCTTGCTGAAGGATGGAATGATTGGAGTCTCAGACTTCTCTGA
- the PIGX gene encoding phosphatidylinositol-glycan biosynthesis class X protein isoform X1, which produces MAAVGAGVAALLCAAGSLYVQATCQDAIVTQQLLQEGFHRDLLMKVELGIMEEDIGGCTVAARIRLPPGIYVDPYELASLYQHNLTKEVLISDAVDVEAPEYLATDLVVLTYMKPDPQCSRCFRAALPVHGRYHRPAENNGEALVVLKSPEVLICCCDSRVSTECWKPSEVEAPCSGRNDYPCQWYSIKHKPVYEELILQVPVGLRQHNSLVCVVTLLSTVLCSSVILAAVCKYGHFSLETFSEQK; this is translated from the exons ATGGCGGCTGTTGGCGCTGGCGTGGCCGCGCTGCTGTGCGCGGCCGGCAGCCTCT ACGTGCAGGCTACTTGTCAGGATGCCATTGTCACACAACAGCTTCTGCAAGAGGGCTTCCACAG GGACCTATTGATGAAAGTAGAACTTGGTATAATGGAGGAGGATATAGGAGGATGCACAGTGGCAGCTAGAATTCGTCTTCCACCAGGAATCTATGTGGATCCCTATGAACTGGCATCACTATATCAGCACAACTTAACAAAG GAAGTGTTAATTTCTGATGCTGTTGATGTGGAAGCTCCTGAGTACTTAGCCACAGATCTTGTTGTTCTTACCTACATGAAACCCGACCCTCAGTGTTCCCGCTGTTTTAGAGCTGCCTTGCCCGTGCATGGACGGTACCACCGGCCAGCAGAAAACAATGGGGAAGCGTTGGTGGTTCTGAAGAGTCCAGAAGTACTGATCTGCTGCTGTGACA GTCGCGTGTCAACAGAGTGTTGGAAACCTTCTGAAGTGGAAGCTCCCTGTTCAGGGAGAAATGACTACCCGTGTCAGTGGTATAGCATAAAGCACAAACCT gtCTATGAGGAGTTGATTCTGCAGGTTCCAGTGGGGCTCAGACAACATAATTCCTTAGTGTGTGTCGTGACTCTTCTTAGCACGGTCCTCTGTTCCAGCGTGATTCTTGCAGCTGTGTGCAAATATGGGCACTTCTCCCTGGAGACTTTCTCAGAGCAGAAGTAA
- the PIGX gene encoding phosphatidylinositol-glycan biosynthesis class X protein isoform X3 produces the protein MKVELGIMEEDIGGCTVAARIRLPPGIYVDPYELASLYQHNLTKEVLISDAVDVEAPEYLATDLVVLTYMKPDPQCSRCFRAALPVHGRYHRPAENNGEALVVLKSPEVLICCCDSRVSTECWKPSEVEAPCSGRNDYPCQWYSIKHKPVYEELILQVPVGLRQHNSLVCVVTLLSTVLCSSVILAAVCKYGHFSLETFSEQK, from the exons ATGAAAGTAGAACTTGGTATAATGGAGGAGGATATAGGAGGATGCACAGTGGCAGCTAGAATTCGTCTTCCACCAGGAATCTATGTGGATCCCTATGAACTGGCATCACTATATCAGCACAACTTAACAAAG GAAGTGTTAATTTCTGATGCTGTTGATGTGGAAGCTCCTGAGTACTTAGCCACAGATCTTGTTGTTCTTACCTACATGAAACCCGACCCTCAGTGTTCCCGCTGTTTTAGAGCTGCCTTGCCCGTGCATGGACGGTACCACCGGCCAGCAGAAAACAATGGGGAAGCGTTGGTGGTTCTGAAGAGTCCAGAAGTACTGATCTGCTGCTGTGACA GTCGCGTGTCAACAGAGTGTTGGAAACCTTCTGAAGTGGAAGCTCCCTGTTCAGGGAGAAATGACTACCCGTGTCAGTGGTATAGCATAAAGCACAAACCT gtCTATGAGGAGTTGATTCTGCAGGTTCCAGTGGGGCTCAGACAACATAATTCCTTAGTGTGTGTCGTGACTCTTCTTAGCACGGTCCTCTGTTCCAGCGTGATTCTTGCAGCTGTGTGCAAATATGGGCACTTCTCCCTGGAGACTTTCTCAGAGCAGAAGTAA